CGGCACGGTATGGGCCACAGCATTTAGACCAACACTCAACGACGAGTGGTGGTGCGAGTACTGCCACGAGTGGCATGTCAACTACGCATATTCCAGCTTTTGGCGCGAATTCGGCCCTAATCGCGAGCCGCAATTCGGCGACATCATTCAAGTGCCGGGTTTGACCAATGTTTCGTCTATCTACGCTGTCGACACCTCTTGGGGCAACGAGACCGCTCTCAGCGTCGCGTTGCGCGCCGACGGCACAGTATGGGCATGGGGACCGAATCTCATCTGGTCGGATCCCGGCAATTCAGATATGCGCTTCCTGCGTCCGGTCCAAGTGTCCGGATTAACTGGTATAACACAAGTCGTCGCTGCATCCGATTGGGCGTTTTGGGTATTGGATGATAGCGGCATAATATGGGATGTCATGCACACAAGCACTGGGTGGCATTCGCGGCAAATAGCAAACAACATTTCCTTCGCACTTAACCAAAATTTTGTCGTGCATAGCGACGGCACCCTGCGTGTCTGGGGTCGTGAAGTTCTTCACCCGGAGTGGGGCACTAGTTGGGAGAGCGGCTTCCATACCACCACCATGCCCAACGGCCAACCGTTCAACATCCTTCCCCGCCGCGACACGCCCAACAGCTGGGCCGTCACTTACATGAACGATGCACGCGAGATCGGCCTTATTGACGGGCCATTGCCCGATGGCGTCCTCTACCGTGACGGCGCACCACGTTGGTATATTGCCGAGTTGCTGGCGGCGTTTATGGAAGTGTATACAAGTAATACGTTGGCACAAATCGAAGTCGACTTTGTCATCCGCGGCGGTGAAATCTCCAATGTAACTTTTCCTGATGTACCCGACAGCCATCCGCAATACACACAAATTATGGCTTTGGCACGATTGGGTATCCTAACGGGCGGCGAATTTGGCGGCGTGTTTGGCTTTAATCCCAATGGCACGTTGACACGCGCACAGGCTGCCGTCGGTCTGATGAACATGATGAGAGCTCTGGGCTATCAAACGACAGGCTTCTCGGATGCTGCTGACTTTGCTGACTGGCACATCGGCGGCGGGCAAGGCGGTATTCAATCTTGGGCTCGCGAGCCGGTGTCGTTTCTTTACTATCACAGCATTATGACAAGCACAGCTTCTGCTGGCACACCTCCTGGCACGCCGGCCTTTATCTTTAATCCCAACTTTGCGTTTCAAACACAGCAGTTGATTATTGCGATGGTGAGAATGTTGGATGTTGATTGGCCTGTCCCGCCACCACCGGAAGGCTTCCCGCAAATGTCTATCACTCTGCCCGATCGGCGTTTGACTGCCGACGAACGCGCAGCATGGATTGCCAAATACAACGCCATGGGCGGCGCATTCGCATTTGAACTTGAAGTCGTGCAGATCGTCAATGAAATACGCGCTGATCACGAACTAATTGCCGTTGAAATCGACGCCTCATTGATGCACGCCGCGCGATTTTATGCCCAAACTGTAGCACAATTTCCCGGAGCGGGTCACAATGTCGGCCCATACGCAGAGCCGGACGCGACGCATGGTGCATCGGCCAATATTGCGGCCGCTTTTGGCGCGCGATTGCGGTGGAACGGCGGCAATTTTGCTTGGGGCTCTCACTTGGGCATGACGGCTGAAACACTTGTAAATCTTTGGATGAACTCACCGGGGCATCAAAGGTATATCTTGTCACCGGAACATCGATTTATCGGGGCCGGTGCACATGTTGGTGCCTCCGGCAGCGGCGTATACCACTACCTATTTTTGAGCGAACAACCAAGCATCTAGGAGGCCATCATGCAAGAACAAATTATCACGTTATGTAGTGCGGCGTTACCAAAAATTGAATCAGCTGCGACCGTTGCCGAGCTGGAAGCCTTGCGCGTACAAGTGCTGGGCAAAAAGGGCGAATTGACAGCCGTATTGCGCGGCATGGGCGCATTGTCGGAAGCCGAGCGTCCGCTTGTTGGGCAAGTTGCTAACGAATGGCGCGAGAAGTTGACAAATTCCATTGCCGACCGTGCCGAAATGCTGCAACAAGCGTTGCTGGCGGAGGCACTGGCAAATGAGACCATTGACGTTACCCTGCCGGGCAAAATGCCTGTGACAGGCCATAAGCACCCGATGTCGATTGTACAGGACGAGTTGGTCGATATATTCTTAGGAATGGGCTTCTCAGTCGCCGAGGGACCGCAGATTGAGTTTTCTCGTTATGTGTTCGATGCACTCAACTCACCGCTTAACCATCCCTCGCGTGACTTGCAGGACACATTTTATATCAAGGATGCGCCGATTGACGAAACAACGGGGTTTCCGTCAATGGTTCTGCGTACGCACACATCGTCAGTGCAGATTCGTGCGATGATGGCGCAACAGCCGCCCATTCGCATTATCAGCCCCGGGCGCGTGTATCGCAAGGATGAAGTCGATGCCACGCACAGCCCCAACTTTTCACAAATGGAAGCCCTTGTGGTGGATAAGGGTGTGACAATGGCTGACTTGATGGGTACGTTAGAAGTGCTGATGAAAAACATTTTCGGCGAAGAAACCCGTACGCGATTCCGACCGCATCATTTCCCGTTTACTGAACCATCGGCAGAAGTTGATATTTCTTGTTATATTTGCGGCGGAGACGTTGGCTGTCGCGTTTGCAAGTACGAGGGCTGGATTGAGATGTTGGGCGCAGGCGTTGTGCATCCTGCTGTGCTGCGTAACTGCGGCATTGACCCGGAAATTTACAGCGGCTATGCCTTCGGCGTAGGACTTGAACGCCTAACGCTAGGGCGGTTTGCCATTGATGATATGCGCTTGTTATATGATGGCGATATGCGGTTTCTACGGCAGTTTTAATTGTCTTCTGCGAGCGGGTATTTCCCCCTCCTGCGCTACGCAACAACCTCCAAATTTAGGGGTTGCAATTTCCAAAACACTATGGTATAATGCTTATCTGCCGTTTGTTTCAGCGGCAAATCTTTAAGGAAAGGTGGTGGTTGACTTGCCCAATATCAAGTCTGCCAAAAAACGGGTGGCGGTGACCGCTGCCAAGACCGAAAAGAATCGTGCCGCGCGCTCGGCGTTGCGCACCACGGTGAAGAAAGCCAAATTAGCCGCACAGGCCGAGGAGAATCAACTCACGCCGGAAGTATTCGCCGCAGCACAAAGCGACATCGATCGCGGTGTTGCCAAAGGTTTGATGCATAAGAACAAGGCAGCTCGCATGAAGAGCCAGTTGGCAAAAGTCGCAAAGTAATAAGCTTCTTTGCTTTGCGCTAGGTTCGTTTTTTGCGCTTGACAATCTCCCTGTCGAATGGCAGGGAGATTTTATTTTACAAAAACGTATATTAAGGTGGTGTTTCTATGAAAGAAATCGAAAAAATCATCGGCAAGGACTTTAACGGCGTTATCTCCATCAGCAAAGACGGACAATCCGTTTTCAAAAAGGCTTACGGATACGCCGACTTGCCAAATAAAAGACCCAATCAAACCGACACACGGTTTGCAACAGCTTCCGCAGGCAAGGCATTTGTCGCGGCAGCAATCATGCGACTGATAGAGGACGACAAACTTTCACTCGACAGTTGTATCGGCGACATTTTAGATTTTGACTTAAAAGAAATTTCCCAAAAGATAACCGTCAAGCAACTGCTCAACCACACATCAGGCATTCCCGATTATTTTGACGAATCAGTGATGGAGGAATACGCAGAGCTGTGGATCAACTTTCCCAACTATCGCGTACGCGCATCAACTGATCTTCTACCGCTCTTTATCGACAAGCCCATGATGTACAACCCCGGAGAAAAGTTTCAGTACAACAACACGGGATACGTCGTTTTAGGACTGGTGGTTGAGCAAGTCACGGGCGTTCCTTTTGATGAATTCCTGTCGAAAGCCATTTTCGAGCCGTGTGGTATGAGCGGTACAGGCTATTACGAACTCGACCGCCTGCCCGCCTGCTGCGCCAACGCTTACATCCACGACGAGGCGCGCGACGAATACTATACCAACATTTACAGCGTCGACGCCAAAGGCACAGGTGCGGGTGGCGCGTTTACCACCGCCGATGATGTTGAGTGTTTTTGGACGCATCTCTTAAAGGGAGAGATTGTCAGTAAGGAAACCGCCGCGCAGATGCTCGCCCCACAAGTAGAGAGCAAAGAGTACGGTTTTGGCTTTTGGCTGGACGGCAAACTCCCCTACTTCCAGGGTAGCGACCCAGGCGTCAGCTTTATGTCTTCGCATGATGGCAATGGGCTGTTTGTCTGCGTTATCAGCAATTTGGGTGATGATGTTTGGGAGATACACGAGGAGATTTGTGAGGTGTTTGCGAATATGCAGCGCACAACCTGTGGTTGTTCATATCAAACCACATTGTAGGGGCGAACTCTGTTCGCCTGCCGCATAGAAATAGCCCAAGTGCTATGATTTCATCCTCACACGGGCGATTGATAATCGCCCCTATATCATCAAACGACCCCCTTCGCCCCCTACTCAAACTCATTCATAAACTTTCGAAACTTCAACGGCACGAAATGCTGTTGGAGTTTTAGGTTTTTGCGCTGCGGATTGGCGAGGATATTGAAGTAGCCACGCCAAAGTTCAGTCATTTCTTTGTCTTCGGGAATCGGCTCGATTTCGCCCGGCGGCAACGGCATGATTTGCCATTCATCCGGCGACGACACCACCGCCAAACGCCGTCGCAAATCACGGATAATCAGCCGTGAATCACAGTAGCGTTCGTGGAAATGCTGCCCAATCAACGGCAGAATATGATAGTCCGGCTCGCAATCGGCAATCCACAAATTATCGTGAACGTGGTGCAACCGAAGTATCCCGATGAGCTTGCCCGCCTGTCCCCCCACCTTGCGCGCCGCGTCCTGCAATTGCCAAACACAACGAATTTGCCGCAACGGCAGCGGTGATTTTTTCGTGGAAAAACCCAAGCGCAAGACCTCTAAAATCACATCTTCAATGTTGGGTAGCTGGCTCAAAAAAGCATTGTAAACCAGGCCTGGCAACTCGCCGTCAAGCTTTTGCATCCCCGCCGTAACGCGGTCGGCTTTCGCCGTATCGGTAACAACTTCAACACAGTCAAACAGCGTTAACTCGTCGTTTCGCCCTTTTGCACGGATGCTGTGCTCGCCATGATACGCGTCAAAAATGGCGGTCAACAATCCGTCAAAGGTATCGTCATACAGCAAAACCATGAGCTTGTTGCGGCAATGCCGCGTAAGGTGCATTGCCATCAATGCGCCGTATTGAATTGGATGGCGGCAGACTATCCGCCAGCGAGGGTTGTTCGTACAGCAGCGCGCCGCGGGTGTCACGCCCTATGATTACTTTTGGCGCGTCTTCATGCGCCGGCAACGCTTTTGGCGCATCAAACATCGATGTCTGCTCCGGGTCACGCAGGTCGCTTAACACATCGCGTAAAAACGGGCTGTCGGGCTGCAATTTTCCGCAAAATTTACCCGCCGCTGTCAAGAAATACTGCGCACGCTTCATCACAACGCCCAGCTTTTTGAGATGATCCCACTGTACGGGCGCAAGCCGCCGCGCGGCAATGATTCTGTCGGCCGAAATTTGCCCCAAGCCGGGAATACGCATCAACATTTCACGGTCGGCAGTATTGATTTCGATGGGGAAATGATGAATATTGCGCAACGCCCACGCCGCCTTAGGGTCGACCGCCATGTCAAGGTTTGGGTGGCGATCGTCAGCCAAATCGCTCGGTTCAAATCCGTAGAATCGGAACAAGAAGTCAGCCTGATACAACCGATGCTCACGCAACAACGGCACGGGCACATCAGACACGGGCAAAATCGGATGGTTGCCTACCGGCAAATACGCCGAATAATACACCCGCCTCATTCGCATCTTTTGATACATCGCCCGCGCCAAGGTCATGATGGTCAAATCGCTGTCCGGCGTCGCGCCGACAATCATCTGTGTCGACTGTCCCGCCGGCGCAAATTGCGGCGCATTGCGAAATTTCTTGCCGTCTTCAAGCGCTTGCGCGTTGGCTGTCTTAATCAGCCGCATGGGTTCAATGATAGCCTGCGGCTTCTTTTGCGGCGCAAGCAATGCCAGCGAGTTCGCCGACGGCAACTCAATATTACACGACACACGATCAGCCAGCAGTCCAAGCCGATGAATCATCAACGCCGACGCCCCCGGAATAACTTTGAGATGAATATACCCCGCAAACTGTTCGCGCAGCAACGTTAATGTGCGCTCCATCAACTCCATAGTGTAATCGGGGTTCTTCACCACACCACTCGACAAAAACAAGCCCTCAATATAATTGCGGCGATAGAACCCCAGTGTCAGTTCACACAGTTCTTCGGGCGTAAATGTTGCGCGCGGCACATCGTTGCTGACACGGTTGTGGCAATAGGCGCAGTCGTAAATGCAAACGTTTGACATCAAGACTTTGAGCAGCGACACACACCGCCCGTCGGCTGTCCATGAGTGACAAATACCACCGTTCGCCGTCGAGCCGACCTTGCCCTTTTCCTTGACACGTTTGCTCCCCGAAGAAGCACAAGACACGTCATACCGCGCCGCTTCTCCAAGGATTAGAAGTTTTTCTTGTACTGTCATGGGAATGCTCCTTTCAGTCACAGGGTAGGAGTGCGCAATGTGCACCCCTACTCATTCCTAATTGACAAAGCTCTTTCTAGTTTACTCAGCGGCTGTCTTGCTAAACCGTACCGCGCAATGAATATGCCTGTTAAGGCTTGCAACTTTGTCACGTCGCCGCTTAATAATTCCAATTCTAATTCGCAAATAGGTGCGAATTTTGTGCCAATTATGATTTCGCCGATATCAATCGCCAATTCCGCGCTCAAAACACCCAGGATAATCACACCATGCGTGCGTGTGAAATTGATTTCACAAATCGGCAACAACTCCTCAACTTGCAATCCCTCTGCCGGTGCGCCCAATGCCGCCAATTTCGGCAGCGCACCAGCAATTTCGGTAGCCTCACATTGCCATTCGTTGCGAATGTCGATGTTCTCGGTTCCCGTTTTGAGCGCAACGCGATAGACGTCACCCTCACGCCGCACACGCAACGCCCATTTCCGCTGTGCCAATAAACCATCGGCTGTGTCATAATAAATGGCACGATGTTGTGTTTCAACAAACGGCGTGTCAATCAAATCAAGCAACCACGGATCGCGCAAAATCTGCGCCGCATCAAAGCCGTCGGGCAACTGCAATTTTGTTTCAATTTCCAGCATAAACACCACCTCATTTGTACACATCATATCATGCGAACATTTGTTTGTCAATAGAAAAAATTGACATTCCTTTAAATTTCGGGTATACTATTTTAAAATAACCCTACGAAGAGGGGGGGGGATACGCCCGTGAGATGTAACATTTGTACAGCGACAATATCTGAACAGGCCACTGTTTGTCCTTGGTGCGGGTCGACAGTCGCCCCACAACAACCAAGCGGCATGCCGCATGAGCGTAACAGCCACCCTCGGCAATATGCCCCGCCACCGCCAATCGCTACACAACCCAGGAATGATAGCCGCCCCAAAGCATCTGGCTATCAGTTTTTCGACCCTCGAAAGCGGCTCTGCGTGCCCAAGCCTTTATCGATACCGCACCCTCAACAACAGGCTATGATCGCCCCATGTACTCAGCAACAAACACAAACTCATTTGCCGCAAAATATTTTCGGCATTCCGTCACAGATGACACATCAACCTCAAACGATGCCGCCGCAGGTGCACACTGCCCCGCACGATATGCCGCATCAGATGCCGCACCTTGCTGCGCAACACGCCCCCTCCCCGACAATGCCGCCTACGCGTGACAGCGAGGCTTTGTTGCAAACTATGCCGGCATCTCAAACACTTGAACTTACATCTAACACCAACCAAAGCGAACAAGATACCGGTGTGCCGTCTACACCGCTCAGTGATACCATCCTCCATGCATCGCCCGACCTCGGTGCGGCGGCCGGCAATATCAAACAAATAACAGGTGCATTGCCCGACCTTTCAGATCATCTTAACAAGCCTGAGGTGATTCAAGACGCGCCTCTTTCTTTTACGTTCCAGCCTTCCGAAGGCTCTGACACTGCAACATTTGAACCTGCTCTCAGCTACGGTTCACCATCCGGCGAAACGACGCTGACGGTTTGGTTTGCTGTGATGATGGTATTGCTTGCATGTGTTCCCGTTATCGGGTTAATTTGCGCTGTGGTTTGGGGATTGAAAAGCCACGATATAGGTAAGCGTACACTGGGTCGCGCACTTGTTATCGTACATTTACTGGCATTGTTGGGCGCCATTGCATGGTTTTTGGTTGGTATCGTGAGCAATCCTGTCGCAATGATACATTTTTAGCATGTGGGCTTTATTTTCCGACGCTTTCGCGCCCATTGTTGACGGCGTATCAGTGCTGACTGCCGGATATGCCGAGTATTTGCAATGCAACGACGACTGCGTAGTTGTTGCACCTAAAGCACCGCACCATGTTGACAATTATCCTTACCCCGTTCTACGCGTTCCATCGCTCAAAACGAGCAAGGCAATCGGCCCGTATCGTTTAGCCACACCCATTGCAATGCGCACCATCGCCAAACTCAAAAAAATGCCATTACGGTTGGCGCACTGTCACAGCCCCTTTTCGCTGTCCCTTTTGGCTAAAAAAACGGCGCAATCATGCAAGATCCCCTCGGTCTACACCTATCATACTAAGTACGCGCAGGACTTTGAACGCACTGTACCGGAAAAATTCCGAACATTTATGCAAAATTTTGTTGTCCGGCGCATTTCCTCTTTCGATGAAGTGTGGGCCGTTTCGCGAGGCGCAGCCCTAGATTTGCAAAACTTGGGCTACAACGGTGATATACATATCATGCGCAACGGTTGCACCATGCCAACTGAACCGGTAGAGGCGTCGTTGCTTCAGACCGTCAATCGCACCCATCACTTGCCCGAAAATGTACCCATATTTCTCTTTGTCGGGCGTATGATTTGGTATAAGAAGATTCGACTGATTCTCAATACATTAGCGCAATTGCAAAAAGACGGGCGTGATTTTCGTATGCTCTTTGTGGGAAATGGTCAAGACGAAAAGGAGATTCAAAATACCTGCCGCGCCATGGGCTTAGCTCAACATGTTATCTTTGTTGGCGCGGTGCGTGACCGCGAACTGCTGCGGGCATACTATGCGCGGGCTGACGTATTTTTCTTCCCGTCTGATTTTGATACCAGCGGATTGGTCGTGCAAGAGGCAGCGGCGTTAGCGTGCCCCGGCGTGGTGTTGCGCGGTAGTTGCGTTGCCGAAGGCGTAACACATGGGCGTAACGGCTTGCATATTGACGACAATGCGGCGCAAGCGGCACGAGCCATTTCCGAATTACTGAACGCACCGCAGAAATTGCACGATATGGGCATATTAGCACAACGAGAAGTTTATTTCAGCTGGCAGGATGCTATGAATGAAGTGATGGCGCGATATGAGAAAATAATCGCACGCTGACAATGGCGTCTGCGGACGCAGGACGGGGATACGACCATGAAAAAGATAGAACTTGCCGCTGCTGTTGTTGAGCGCCTTGCTGCGCGTTATCCCGACGGGCTTTGCTCATTGCAATACGAGCATGACTACCAATTGCTCTTTGCTGTGCGGCTGTCGGCACAATGCACCGACGCACGAGTCAATACCATTACACCAATTCTATACGGTAGGTATAAATCGCTTCAAGCTTTGGCCGAAGCCGATATTGCCGACATAGAAGCCATTGTCAAGCCCTGCGGTTTTTTTCGCACCAAAGCAAAGGATATTGTGCTGGCCGCACAGATATTAATAGAGCGGCACAATGGTATTGTGCCAGACAATATGGATGACTTGCTCGCCTTGCCCGGCGTAGGGCGCAAAACGGCGAACTTAATCCTCGGCGATGTATATGGACAGCCTGCCATTGTCGCCGACACACATTGCATACGAATCTCCAACCGCTTAGGATTGTGCAACAGCAAAGACCCGGCAAAAGTTGAACAACAGTTGAAAAAAATCGTCACGCCGGACGCACAAAACGACTTATGTCATCGTTTCGTATTGTTCGGGCGCGAGGTCTGCGTGGCACGACGAGCGAAATGTGATATTTGTGAGTTAAGTGATATTTGCATAAAGAAAGGAATTTGACCCATGAAAAAAACTATCTTACTCACCGCACTTATCCTGACGGCAGCTCTGCTTCTGCTGACAGCTTGTGACCGAACCGATGCGCGGTGGGAAAACACCCTGCAAGAGGCGCAAGGTAACGGTGAAATCACGCAAGGCCGCCGCGTTAACGCGCTGCTGCACAACGACGGCACATGGCAACTTGTTGTTGCGTTAGACGAGGTTGTCAGCCATCCGACTACACTCACCATCGAGGGCATTGACGGCGAAGTGTTCGGTCAAGAGATAGATGATATGGCTATATCTGCGCCGTTGCAGACTGACGCCGGCTACATTGTGACAATTGAACGCAACGGCGAATCGGCGCAAGGAATTGTGCGCTTTAACCGGGATGAATGGCTGAGTATTGACGGGCAAACACAGTCCCGTGACGTGAGAAACTTTCAGGTCATAGCGGCCAACGGGCGCAATTTGGGCGAATTTGAGAGCGTGTTTCACGCCATGGAGCAAACTTTCCGCCGCACAGGCGCACAGGTTAAGGAAGACGGTGGGCGTGTCGTGTTCACCGAGGGCGAAGCCAATGCCATCTTCTTGTTCCAGCACACACGGTTTATCAACGTTGTATATGACGAAATATCGGCGCGGGATTTTCTCGATAATCATCCGTTTACCCATGCGGTGCGCAGTGATGGTTCGATTTTTGACAACAGCTACCGTTTTTTTGCCACAGATGAACGCTATGAACCCGACCCGCATATGTGGGAGCCTAACAGCGGCGGCTACACTTACAAAGTACCATATTCGTTTAACGGGTTTAGACGCGTAACAACCGTGATAGACTTGAGTCAAGCGCGCTTCCGCAAGTCGGATCGCTCAGGCGAGCCCGGGCAGGGCTTCAACGCTTACATTTTCTTTGCTTTGCAGAATGCCACATTTACCGTTGACGCAGGTATTTATGCGGGGTATGCCAATGACGGAGTATGGCGTGTCTTTATGGCCAATAAAGACGGCGGGTTGACCGATTTTGGGCCTATCGTTGAGGCCGACTATGACAACGGCTCGTGGATCCCGCGCGATGACGTGCGGATTACCATTTGGTATTCCGATGGCATGGCCAACATGGAGGTTGAGAACCTAACGACAGGGCAAATCGTTGCGGCCGAAATTGTGCACCCGGAAATCGGCGGCAATGCAGCATTTATTTCGGGTACATCATTTGTGCCGGCAAATCTTTCCTATCGCCATACGCCGGACTGGCGCAACGGTGGCTATTTGCTCAACGTTATTTACAGCGAAAAATATCTACAGCGCACCGGCGCACGACTGGGCGAATTTGAGAACTTTTCATACTGGTACGGCAGCCCCGAGACATTCTATTACTTCTTCCTGTATCAAGATGACACTTGCCACGTTGATTTCCTGCGCAACAGCAACGGCGATGTGATTGGCGAGGTCATCAACATCGACTATCGGTTCTGGGATGACAGAGATGCAGATACCTGGCGAGGATGGTAGGCGATAGCGTTACCACACAATCGCTTGACAAAAAATGAATTTGCAAAAGGGACGCTTATTGCGTCCCTTTTACTTTAACCAAAATTTTCTTCACAGCCTCCCCTGCCTCGATGCAATCGGCAACCAGCAACTCCATCACGCAAACGCCTGTGTTATCGCGGTTACGGATGTTTTCGACCAGTTGCCCGTACGTTGCCGTAATGCCGTGCGCCGTCAACCAATCGTATGCGCCACGGCTCATTAGCTTTCCGTAAACAACCGCAACGCCGTTGACAATCAGCAATGCCGCGGCGGCTCGTCCGACAACAGTGTCGGCAACGCTTGCGCCTTGCAAATCATCGGCGTGGTTGGCGTGCAATTGCAACAACGGACGCAAGCCCTTGCCTTGCAATGTGTGCAAAGCTGCGCCGTCACGTACGACAACGCAGCTATGCGCACCTAAAAGCTCTTCGCCGTTAAAATGCAAAGTTGCCATTGACAAATATCGGAATCTCTTTGCCGTCAACGTCTGTACCGACAATCGACAAGTCTGCCGTGCCGACCATGAAGTCGATATGCGTCAACGAATCATTTTGCCCGCGGGCTTTTGCCGTCTCTTCGTCCGGCGTATCGCGAAAGCATGGGTACGCCTTACCGAACGCAAAGTGGCATGACGCGTTTTCGTCAAACAACGTGTTGTAAAACAGCACGTTCATGTTAGAAATCGGCGAATCGTACGGCACAAGCGCAATTTCGCCCAAATAACGTGCGCCCTCGTCGATGTTCAGTTCGTTTTCGAGATATTCTTGCCCTTTTTCGGCGGTTACATTGACAATTTTTCCGTTTTCAAAGGCAAACTTCATGCCGTCGACAATATTACCGTTAAGCGACAACGGCATGGACGAATACAATACACCGTTCACGCCGTCGCGCTTTGGTAGCGTGAAAATCTCTTCGCTCGGCATATTGGCGACAAATTGTACGCCGTCAGCGCTCTTTTCGCCGCAGGCAATCCACTGGTGTTGGTCGGGCAATTCCAGTGTCAAATCAGTGCCCAAGCTGTTGATGTAGTGCAGGCTTTTGAGGTTGTAGCTGTTGAGCGTTTCCGAGCGTTTGTGCATAATTTCGAGATGCTTGCGCCAGTTTGCCACCGCATCACCTTCAAGGCGTGTCGCAACGGAAATAGCTTGCCACAACGCCGCCATTGCATCATCATCGCTCTTATCGGGGAATACGCGCTTTGCCCAGCTGACAGTCGGCACACTAACGATATTCCATGCAAACTCGTTCGCCATTTGCCTGTCGGAATAGAATTTCAAGCCCGCACTGCTGACCTTGTTCGCGCGCATAATTCTGTCGGGGTCGGCGTCTTTTAGCAGTTCGGGGTCGGTGGCGTAGACGTTGATAATCGCGGCTTTTTTGTCGGCAAACTCTTTGTACATCTCAACAATCCAGTTCGGCAACTCGTCAAACGTAGCATCGTCGGCGCGGAGATATCTCATTTGCGTCAGCATATCATCGTTCCAGCGCATGACGACTTCACGCGCACCGGCGTCGTATCCGGCCTCAGCAATTTGCCGCGCAAAATCGGCGCATTCAACGGGACAGTTGACGACAAGCGTGCCGCCTTTTTGCAGGTTTACGCCGACGTTTACGGCGAGCCGTGCAAATTGTTTTAGGTCTTGGTTTGTCATGTGGGTTGCTCCTTTATG
This region of Oscillospiraceae bacterium genomic DNA includes:
- a CDS encoding CYTH domain-containing protein, which gives rise to MLEIETKLQLPDGFDAAQILRDPWLLDLIDTPFVETQHRAIYYDTADGLLAQRKWALRVRREGDVYRVALKTGTENIDIRNEWQCEATEIAGALPKLAALGAPAEGLQVEELLPICEINFTRTHGVIILGVLSAELAIDIGEIIIGTKFAPICELELELLSGDVTKLQALTGIFIARYGLARQPLSKLERALSIRNE
- a CDS encoding glycosyltransferase, giving the protein MWALFSDAFAPIVDGVSVLTAGYAEYLQCNDDCVVVAPKAPHHVDNYPYPVLRVPSLKTSKAIGPYRLATPIAMRTIAKLKKMPLRLAHCHSPFSLSLLAKKTAQSCKIPSVYTYHTKYAQDFERTVPEKFRTFMQNFVVRRISSFDEVWAVSRGAALDLQNLGYNGDIHIMRNGCTMPTEPVEASLLQTVNRTHHLPENVPIFLFVGRMIWYKKIRLILNTLAQLQKDGRDFRMLFVGNGQDEKEIQNTCRAMGLAQHVIFVGAVRDRELLRAYYARADVFFFPSDFDTSGLVVQEAAALACPGVVLRGSCVAEGVTHGRNGLHIDDNAAQAARAISELLNAPQKLHDMGILAQREVYFSWQDAMNEVMARYEKIIAR
- the nth gene encoding endonuclease III, whose protein sequence is MKKIELAAAVVERLAARYPDGLCSLQYEHDYQLLFAVRLSAQCTDARVNTITPILYGRYKSLQALAEADIADIEAIVKPCGFFRTKAKDIVLAAQILIERHNGIVPDNMDDLLALPGVGRKTANLILGDVYGQPAIVADTHCIRISNRLGLCNSKDPAKVEQQLKKIVTPDAQNDLCHRFVLFGREVCVARRAKCDICELSDICIKKGI
- a CDS encoding DUF1893 domain-containing protein → MATLHFNGEELLGAHSCVVVRDGAALHTLQGKGLRPLLQLHANHADDLQGASVADTVVGRAAAALLIVNGVAVVYGKLMSRGAYDWLTAHGITATYGQLVENIRNRDNTGVCVMELLVADCIEAGEAVKKILVKVKGTQ
- a CDS encoding aminopeptidase; this translates as MTNQDLKQFARLAVNVGVNLQKGGTLVVNCPVECADFARQIAEAGYDAGAREVVMRWNDDMLTQMRYLRADDATFDELPNWIVEMYKEFADKKAAIINVYATDPELLKDADPDRIMRANKVSSAGLKFYSDRQMANEFAWNIVSVPTVSWAKRVFPDKSDDDAMAALWQAISVATRLEGDAVANWRKHLEIMHKRSETLNSYNLKSLHYINSLGTDLTLELPDQHQWIACGEKSADGVQFVANMPSEEIFTLPKRDGVNGVLYSSMPLSLNGNIVDGMKFAFENGKIVNVTAEKGQEYLENELNIDEGARYLGEIALVPYDSPISNMNVLFYNTLFDENASCHFAFGKAYPCFRDTPDEETAKARGQNDSLTHIDFMVGTADLSIVGTDVDGKEIPIFVNGNFAF